From a region of the Cloacibacillus sp. genome:
- a CDS encoding CdaR family protein, protein MRKFGLSSFTKKFKEFDKKISEASGSFNYKGESFLQSKLFLGGVSLFMSIFLWSFVALDGNSDAARTITAEIKYTNLPKGVSYYTKDRRVEVKVVGRINTLSSVGPSDIVAEVSLAEMQPGKYNLPIRIEVPSFARLRSWQPSMAEVEIYRHVERTLTLTPMPEGLPPDGTVIGSIDLSPSKAVISGPESDVMAIQSLEAAIALDRLDKNGSVTAPIILRGAATTFAGESAKGRLTITPSETKAKVVFENEIAGERIPVKVSVVGQPQEGLQVESIKVIPDSVSIRGRSAAVRKMQSLALPPVDISGLDQNIQLMIPMQPAKLDPDVEITGTDRARVEIKLSKKMGVKTFVNVPLMVEGEDVGKEWRLAPQSVSVSVEGPVLDIDGLTGAHAPCELYIDVSNIVSKQAQLPVLVKNLKRNFQIVKIEPEQIAASVID, encoded by the coding sequence ATGCGTAAATTCGGCCTCTCCTCTTTTACGAAAAAATTTAAAGAGTTCGATAAAAAAATCTCTGAGGCGAGCGGCAGCTTCAACTATAAGGGAGAGTCGTTCCTTCAGTCGAAACTTTTTCTGGGCGGAGTCTCTCTCTTCATGTCGATATTCCTTTGGTCGTTCGTTGCGCTTGACGGAAATTCCGACGCAGCGCGCACCATCACTGCGGAGATAAAATATACGAACCTTCCGAAGGGCGTCTCTTACTATACGAAAGACCGGCGCGTCGAGGTCAAAGTCGTAGGCAGGATAAACACGCTTTCAAGCGTCGGCCCCTCCGACATCGTGGCCGAGGTCAGCCTGGCGGAGATGCAGCCAGGGAAATATAATCTGCCGATACGCATAGAGGTGCCGTCGTTCGCGCGCCTGCGCAGCTGGCAGCCCTCAATGGCCGAAGTCGAGATATACAGACACGTTGAACGCACGCTGACGCTGACGCCGATGCCCGAAGGCCTGCCGCCGGACGGCACGGTCATAGGTTCAATAGACCTTTCACCGTCAAAGGCCGTCATAAGCGGCCCAGAAAGCGACGTCATGGCGATACAGAGCCTTGAAGCGGCCATAGCGCTTGACAGGCTCGACAAAAACGGCTCCGTGACGGCGCCTATAATATTACGCGGAGCCGCCACGACCTTCGCCGGAGAGAGCGCGAAGGGACGTCTTACAATAACTCCGTCGGAGACGAAGGCCAAAGTAGTTTTTGAAAACGAGATAGCCGGAGAACGCATACCTGTCAAAGTCTCCGTCGTAGGGCAGCCGCAGGAGGGCCTTCAGGTCGAGTCGATCAAGGTCATTCCCGACAGCGTCTCGATACGGGGCAGAAGCGCCGCAGTCCGAAAAATGCAGTCGCTTGCCCTGCCTCCCGTCGACATATCGGGGCTTGACCAAAACATACAGCTCATGATACCGATGCAGCCGGCGAAGCTTGACCCGGACGTTGAGATAACCGGCACAGACCGAGCGCGCGTTGAGATAAAACTTTCAAAGAAAATGGGCGTAAAGACCTTTGTCAACGTGCCGCTTATGGTAGAGGGCGAGGATGTCGGCAAAGAATGGCGGCTTGCGCCGCAGAGCGTCTCAGTCTCAGTTGAAGGCCCCGTACTTGACATCGACGGGCTCACAGGGGCGCACGCTCCCTGCGAACTCTACATAGACGTTTCAAACATCGTTTCAAAGCAGGCGCAGCTTCCCGTGCTTGTCAAAAACTTAAAAAGAAATTTCCAGATAGTGAAGATAGAACCGGAGCAGATAGCGGCGTCGGTCATAGACTGA
- the cdaA gene encoding diadenylate cyclase CdaA, giving the protein MAFFDLRWQDFLDILIVSFLIFRVLMLLVGTRAMQLIRGVLIIGLIGAVANILELRSLSWIIEKMLGAFIIVIPILFQPELRHMLEELGKGHLWKVGRDEQEIDTRADQLTKALIYCSTQRIGALCVLQRDTSLKEVWRTAVLLQADITEELLVSIFWPGTPLHDGAVVMDQKCIISAGCYLPLTEKTDLSRWFGTRHRAALGVTEMSDAIALIVSEERGEVRAAVAGHFSKPLSEEQLLRICSHYFSYEKKETNFMERLREEIQQQWAGSDRNA; this is encoded by the coding sequence TTGGCTTTTTTTGACCTGCGCTGGCAGGATTTTTTAGACATACTGATAGTTTCCTTCCTTATCTTCAGGGTGCTCATGCTGCTCGTTGGAACGCGCGCGATGCAGCTCATACGCGGCGTGCTCATCATAGGCCTCATCGGGGCCGTTGCGAACATTCTGGAGCTGCGCAGCCTCTCATGGATCATCGAAAAAATGCTCGGCGCCTTTATAATAGTCATTCCGATACTTTTTCAGCCGGAGCTGCGCCACATGCTCGAAGAGCTCGGCAAGGGCCATCTATGGAAGGTGGGCCGCGACGAGCAGGAGATAGACACGCGCGCCGACCAGCTTACAAAGGCCCTCATCTATTGCAGCACCCAGCGCATAGGCGCGCTCTGCGTGCTTCAGCGCGACACGAGCCTTAAAGAGGTCTGGAGGACCGCGGTGCTTCTACAGGCCGACATCACGGAAGAGCTGCTGGTCTCCATCTTCTGGCCCGGCACGCCGCTTCACGACGGCGCCGTCGTCATGGATCAAAAATGTATAATATCCGCGGGCTGCTATCTGCCGCTCACGGAAAAGACGGACCTTTCAAGATGGTTCGGCACGCGTCACCGCGCGGCGCTCGGCGTCACGGAGATGTCCGACGCGATAGCGCTAATAGTCTCCGAGGAGCGCGGCGAAGTCCGCGCGGCGGTAGCGGGGCATTTCTCAAAGCCGCTCAGCGAAGAGCAGCTGCTTAGGATATGCAGCCACTACTTCAGCTACGAGAAAAAAGAGACGAACTTTATGGAGCGGCTGCGCGAAGAGATACAGCAGCAATGGGCGGGGAGTGATAGAAATGCGTAA
- a CDS encoding deoxyribonuclease IV: MALIGTHVSVAGGLDKAFARAEALGCESMQIFTRSHRQWQNKPITLQEAEDFFRAWRMSSVKCVVSHASYLINLASSEAEILEKSRNAIREEVERCHQLGIDDIVLHPGYAKGATEAAAIKNITESLARLFDETSACGCRILLETMAGQGSVIGAELEHFREIQEQMDYDERLAFCVDTCHVFAAGYDLRSPEAYERFVAAVDKHIGTDNVLCWHLNDSKAERGSNLDRHTHLGDGEIGFQPFALLMNDERFAKVPTILETPKEGIGDEGNLSFLRKVRGQ; this comes from the coding sequence ATGGCCCTTATCGGGACGCACGTATCTGTCGCGGGTGGCCTCGACAAGGCCTTCGCGCGCGCGGAGGCGCTGGGCTGCGAATCCATGCAGATATTTACGCGCAGCCACCGCCAGTGGCAGAACAAGCCGATAACTTTGCAGGAGGCGGAAGATTTCTTCCGCGCCTGGCGGATGTCGTCGGTAAAATGCGTCGTCTCGCACGCCTCGTACCTGATAAACCTCGCCTCTTCGGAGGCTGAGATCCTCGAAAAGAGCAGAAACGCGATACGCGAGGAGGTAGAGCGCTGCCATCAGCTCGGCATCGACGACATCGTTCTGCACCCGGGGTACGCAAAGGGCGCCACGGAGGCGGCCGCTATAAAAAACATAACGGAGTCGCTTGCACGGCTCTTTGACGAAACATCGGCCTGCGGATGCCGGATACTGCTTGAAACGATGGCTGGGCAGGGGAGCGTAATAGGGGCGGAGCTTGAACACTTCAGGGAGATACAGGAGCAAATGGACTACGACGAACGGCTTGCCTTCTGCGTGGACACCTGTCATGTATTCGCCGCGGGCTACGACCTGCGTTCTCCCGAAGCCTACGAACGTTTTGTCGCAGCCGTCGACAAGCATATCGGCACCGACAACGTCCTCTGCTGGCATTTGAACGACAGTAAAGCGGAGCGCGGCTCGAACCTTGACCGCCACACGCATCTGGGAGACGGGGAGATAGGTTTTCAGCCCTTCGCGCTGCTTATGAACGACGAGCGTTTTGCGAAAGTGCCTACGATCCTTGAAACGCCCAAAGAGGGCATAGGCGACGAGGGCAACCTCTCTTTTTTGCGAAAGGTGCGCGGGCAGTAG
- the pyk gene encoding pyruvate kinase produces MEKLERSVKITCTIGPACWDHDTLYAIAEAGMNVARLNFSHGDHESHGKTIANVRAVEQERQQPIAVLLDTKGPEIRTGELPGHGKIMLAADTDFTLFFDKKTGDENGVYIDYPPLAREVSAGQNIFIDDGAINLEVLETSADGVKCRVIVGGELGEHKGVNVPGADLSVPTLTEKDIADLRWGALHNVDYVAVSFVRNKEDIIEVRRILEEAGASAKIIAKMETRQSVDNIDEILDVVDGMMVARGDLGVEMNTEDVPMVQKEIIEKCRAQGKPVIVATQMLDSMIRNPRPTRAEANDVANAVIDGADAVMLSGETAGGKYPVEAVRTMNKIIMRTERDRELWRRKPRATPAVCETADAVSHAARDIAKEVGAVAILSLTSTGGTARMVSKYRPPCPIIAATPNLSTWRQLALVWGVQPFICPMTGELEKSVTNAVTLVTQEGLARTGDNIVITSGVPLGEPGSTNMLNVWRIGNVVGNGLSLGRRRLTAEAVKAFTPEEALLKAAPDKILVIKKSGREYIPALEKAGGVITEEAGLTTHAGVIALDRGVPFITGVRGIMDKVEDGVMLTIDGVSGRVYMGRAV; encoded by the coding sequence ATGGAAAAACTGGAACGCAGTGTAAAGATAACATGCACCATAGGCCCGGCCTGCTGGGATCACGACACGCTATACGCCATAGCGGAGGCCGGCATGAATGTGGCGCGGCTGAACTTCAGCCACGGAGACCATGAGTCGCACGGAAAAACGATAGCGAACGTCCGCGCGGTGGAGCAGGAGCGTCAGCAGCCCATAGCGGTGCTGCTTGACACAAAGGGCCCCGAGATACGCACCGGAGAACTGCCGGGGCACGGGAAGATCATGCTTGCAGCCGACACGGACTTCACGCTGTTTTTTGATAAAAAAACCGGCGATGAAAACGGCGTCTACATAGACTACCCGCCGCTTGCGCGCGAGGTGAGCGCAGGTCAGAATATTTTCATCGACGACGGCGCGATAAACCTCGAAGTGCTTGAAACGTCGGCTGATGGAGTCAAGTGCCGCGTCATCGTAGGCGGCGAGCTTGGCGAGCACAAGGGCGTCAACGTCCCTGGCGCGGATCTTTCCGTGCCGACGCTCACCGAGAAGGATATCGCGGACCTTCGCTGGGGCGCTCTGCACAACGTAGACTACGTCGCCGTCTCCTTTGTTAGAAACAAGGAGGACATAATCGAGGTGCGCCGGATACTTGAAGAGGCGGGCGCGTCGGCTAAGATAATCGCAAAGATGGAGACGCGACAGTCCGTCGACAACATAGACGAGATACTTGACGTCGTTGACGGCATGATGGTGGCGCGCGGAGACCTGGGCGTTGAGATGAACACCGAAGACGTCCCGATGGTCCAGAAAGAGATAATAGAAAAATGCCGCGCTCAGGGCAAGCCCGTCATAGTGGCTACGCAGATGCTCGACTCAATGATACGAAACCCGCGCCCCACACGAGCTGAGGCAAACGACGTGGCAAACGCCGTCATCGACGGCGCGGACGCGGTCATGCTCTCTGGCGAGACGGCGGGCGGAAAATATCCCGTAGAGGCGGTGCGCACTATGAATAAAATAATCATGCGCACCGAGCGCGACCGCGAGCTGTGGCGCAGGAAGCCGCGCGCGACGCCCGCAGTCTGCGAGACGGCGGACGCGGTAAGCCACGCGGCGCGCGACATAGCAAAAGAGGTAGGGGCGGTCGCGATACTTTCGCTCACCTCCACCGGAGGCACGGCGCGCATGGTCAGCAAGTACCGCCCGCCCTGTCCGATAATAGCGGCGACGCCGAACCTTTCTACATGGAGGCAGCTTGCGCTCGTGTGGGGGGTCCAGCCCTTTATATGCCCGATGACGGGCGAACTTGAAAAATCAGTGACGAACGCCGTCACGCTCGTGACGCAGGAGGGGCTTGCGCGCACCGGCGACAACATCGTCATCACCTCTGGCGTGCCGCTAGGCGAGCCGGGCAGCACAAACATGCTCAACGTCTGGCGCATAGGCAACGTAGTCGGCAACGGCCTCTCACTCGGACGCAGGAGGCTCACGGCGGAAGCGGTGAAGGCCTTCACGCCGGAGGAGGCTCTTTTGAAGGCTGCGCCGGATAAGATACTCGTCATAAAAAAGAGCGGCAGGGAATATATCCCGGCGCTTGAAAAGGCGGGCGGCGTCATCACAGAGGAGGCCGGCCTCACCACGCACGCGGGCGTCATAGCGCTTGACCGCGGCGTGCCGTTCATCACGGGAGTGCGCGGAATAATGGATAAGGTCGAAGACGGCGTGATGCTTACGATCGACGGGGTGAGCGGCAGGGTCTATATGGGCAGGGCCGTCTGA